GCCTCGCCCTGGCCGAACGCGGTGCGGTCGTCGATGATCGCGATGCGCCTGGCCTTCGTCACCTCGACCGCGTAGACGCCCGCGTTGCCGGCATTCTGCGCGTCGGTGGAGATCACCATGAAGGTGTTCGCGAAGCCGCGGCCGGTGATGATCGGGTTGGTGGCGGCCGGGTCGATCACCGGAATGCCGGCCTGCTCGTACACCTGCGAAGCCGGAATCGTCGTGCCCGAGTTGAAGTGGCCGACCACCGCCGACACGCCCGAGTCGACCAGCTTCTGCGCCGCCTGCACGCCGATGCGCGGGTCCGCCTGGTCGTCCTGCGAAACGATCTGGAATTGCGCGACCTGATCGCCGATCTTGATCTTCTGCGCGTTGGCTTCCTCGATGGCGAGGCGCACGCCGTTTTCAAGGTCCTTGCCGTAGCCGGCGTTGGCGCCGGTCAGCGGCGCGGCGAAGCCGATCTTCACGACCTGGTCGGCGGAACTGGCGAGCGGCGCGACGGCGAACACGGCGCTTGCGATCAGTGCGAGTGGTTTCAGCGTGCTGCGAAGACTCATGGTCTCTCTCTCCTTACATCGACAGTTTCAGGGTGTGTGAAAGCGGCAAGGCAAAAACGCTGGATCGGCGCGCGAGTCGAGGGGTGTCGTTCGCGCGTATCGCAAGCCTACGGAGGATCGGTCGCCATAAACAATGCTGGAATACGCGCAGTCGCCGTCACACGCCGGTCAATCTGGCGCGAATATAGAAAGCCAATTTGCCGTCGTCTTGGCAATTCATGGCGCTTTGAATGAGCATTTCGGCACAGGGCGCGCAGCGCGTTCGCGGGCGGCCTGTCGCTGCGGGCATGCAGGTGCCGATTACGGCACATGCTTAAGAGGCGGACGAGGGTAGGGAGAGGAGGGAGGACGCGCGGCGCGCGATGCGCCGCGACAGTCAACTGAAAGCAGACCGCGTGGTACGAGGTTTAACGCTCGCCTTGCTGACGCAACAACTCTTCGCGCAGACGCAGCAGCGGCGCCTTGGTGTCTTCGTCGGCCCACGTGTCGAGGTCGTCGATCGCGCGCTGGCAACCGTCGAGCACCAGATCGATATCCACCGGCACGCCGTTGTTCAACGCGAACTCGATCGTCTCGGCGAACTGCTGGCACTCGTCTTCGCCGTACGAGATATCGAGGTTGTCCGCGATGACTTCGGCGATGTTGCTGCGCGCGCGGTCGTCGGGCGTGACCATTTCGATGATGCCGCGCGCCACCGCCGGCGAGTAGTACAGCGCAATGTCGAGCCATTGCGCGGGATCGAAGTCGGGCTGATCGAACTGATTCTCGAAGAACTCGATCGCTTCCTGTTCGTGGGTTTCGTCGGCGTCGACGCTGACGCACAACTGCTCAAAATATTCTTCCCGCTCGCTGCGGATGTAGCCGTCCATCGGTGCCTCGTGTGCTGTGCTGAATGCTGGTTGCCTGAAAGTGGCAGGCGGACGAGGGTAGGCCTCGTCCACGCGGCAGCATTATAGGACGCGCCGATGGCGCCGACATGGTTGCGTGGATTTGCGTGACGAGGTGCATCAGTACGCGAATGAATAACGCGCATGAATTACGCGCACGACGACGCGTGTGCGTACCGCGCCTTTACGCGCTGTCCGCCACCCAGGCGTCGAACCACTCGCGCGGCTGCGCGATTTCGTTCTGCGCGGCCACCAGTTCCAGTTCGTAGCGCCCGGCCTGCCAGGTCGTCTTGACGACCGCGTTGACCGCCGCGAGCGTATGTTCGAACGCCGCGCGGATCGAGTCGCCGAGCAAGGTGCGCGCGACGAACACCGCGCTCGTCAGATCGCCGACGCCCACCGGCTGCCGTGCGAACGGATAGAGCGGGCGCTGACCCATCCACGCTTCGCGTTCGGTGACGACCAGCATGTTGAAGCGGTCGGCGGGACTGTTGCGGTCGAGCAGGTGTTTGACCAGCACCAGCTTCGGCCCGCGCGCGAGGAGTTCGCGGCACGCGACCACGGCTTCTTCGAGCGTATCGATTTCGCGCCCGACGAGGCGCTGCAACTCGGTGTGATTCGGCGCCATCGCGTCGGCCATTTCGGGCATGGTGCGCACGAGGAATTCCTGAATGCCGGGCTCGACCTTGCAACCGCTCGCCGCGCCCATCACCGGATCGCAGAAGTACCATGCGCGCGGATTGACGGCCTTCACCGCCTTCACGATTTCCAGCACCGATTGCGCCTGTTCCGGGGTGCCGAGATAGCCCGACAGCACCGCATCGCAGCGCGGCAGCATGCCGATCGCGCCGATGCCTTCGACGAGGTCTTCCATCTGCGCGGCGTCGATCGCGCTGCCGGTCCAATGGCCGTATTGCGTGTGATTCGAGAATTGCACGGTATTGAGCGGCCACACGTTCACGCCGAGCCGGCGGATCGGAAATTCGGCCGCGCTGTTGCCGGCGTGCCCGAATACCACATGGGACTGGATGCTCAGAACGTTTTTCGTCATGGTGTGGCCCGCGCAACCCGATGTGCGCGATCGATGGAGAGGGGAACGTGCGCCGCGTCGATGCGAACCGGCGTGGTACCGGACGCTTCACGCCTGCTTCGCGCGTGCTTCGGATAGTGCTGGAAACCCGCATGCACTGCATGGTCAGGCAACGATACAGGAGTTTGCCGCGCGCGAGTTGATCCGGCCCCGGGTTGTTGCGTCGAACCATCAGACGGGAGGCGGCGTGCGAGGCGCGAGGGCATCGCCTCATGCGCGCCTGGCGCACGGCAAGCGTGCCTTGAACGCACCTGACTTGACTGCGCGTCGGGGACACGCGTTGCACGCGCCTTAGACCAACTCCCGATACAACGCCAGGTAACGCTCGGCCGAAGCTCCCCAGCCGAAATCCTGGCGCATCGCGCGGCGCTGGGTCGCCTTCCACTCGGTGCGCCGCTCGTACAGCGCGAACGCACGGCGGATCGCGGCGTTGATGCCTTTGGGCTCGAAGCGTTCGAAGACGAAGCCGGTCGCGAGATCGTCGGCGAGGTTTTCCAGCGACGCATCGACGACCGTGTCCGCGAGGCCGCCGACGCAATGCACGAGCGGCAGCGAGCCATACGCCAGCGCGTACAGCTGCGTCAGTCCGCACGGCTCGAAACGCGACGGCACCGCGATCACGTCGCTGCCCGCGACGATCGTGTGCGCGAGCGTTTCGTCGAAGCCCAGTTCCACCGCCACTGCTTCGGGGTGCGCTTGCGCGGCCCGTCTCAGGCCATTTTCGAGCGCGGGGTCGCCGGTGCCGAACACCACCAGTTGTCCGCCGCGTTTGACGATGTCGGGCACCGCTTCGAGCAGCAGGTCGAGGCCTTTCTGTTCGGTGAGGCGGCTCACCACGCCGAACAGCAACGCGTCGCTTTTCTGCGCGAGGCCGAAGCGCTTTTGCAGCGCCTCCTTGCAGGCCAGCTTGCCGGCGAGGCGGGTGGCGTTGTAGTGGCTGTCGAGCAGGGCGTCGCCGGCGGGATTCCAGACCGCGTAGTCGACGCCGTTCAGGATGCCGCTCAGATCGTGCGAGCGATGCCGCAGCAATCCGTCGAGTCCGCCACCTTGCGCGAGCGTCTGGATCTCGCGCGCGTAGGTTGGGCTGACGGTCGTGATGCGATCGGTATAGAACAGGCCCGCCTTGAGGAAGGACAGCTGCCCGTAGAACTCGATGCCGTGCATCGTGAAGAAATCGTCGGGCAGGCCGAGCTGGCCGAACTGCTGTGCGGGAAACACGCCCTGATAAGCGAGGTTGTGCACGGTGAAGACGCTGCGCGCGAGCGGGCGGCCGGCCTGGCGTTCGGCCGCTTTCAGATAGGCGGGCGCGAGACCCGCGTGCCAGTCGTGCGCATGGACGATCTGCGGTGCCCAGGCCGGGTCCAGCCGCTGCGCCAGTTGCGCGGCGACCCAGCCGAGCAGCGCGAAACGCAGCGCGTTGTCGCCGTACGGCACGTGTTCGTCGTTCAGATACGGATTGCCGGGCCGGTCGTACAGCGTACCCGCGCGGATCGCGTAGACGACGAGGCCGTTGGCCGGCAACGTGCCGCGTTCGAGTGTCACGTTCGGCGCGTCGAAACAGCGGCCCAGCTGCGCGACCGGCTGCAGGTCGGCGAGACCGGCGACGACCGCCGGAAAGCCGGGCAGCAGCACCCGCACGTCGGCGCCGCGTTCGATCAGCGCGGGCGGCAGCGCGCCCGCGACATCGGCGAGACCGCCTGTTTTGAGGAGGGGATACAGCTCGCTGGCGACGTGCAGGGCGCGTATCGTCATGGGCTTTCGTCTCGTTCCTGTGGATGAGTGCCGCGGGCGCGCCGCCGCCTCGGGTTGGGGGGAATGCACAGTCGTGAGCGGCGGCGCGCCGAGGGTTTTACGTCGTCTTCTGCCGCAGCGCGTCGGGCGTCACCAGCACCACGCCGTCGTCGGTCCGGTAGAAACGTTCGGCGTCGCTCACCGGATCTTCGCCGATCACCGTGCCGTCCGGAATCACGCAGCCGCGGTCGATCACCACCTTCTGCAGGCGGCAACTCGTGCCCACCGTCACCTGTGGCAACAAGACTGCCTCACTGATGTGACAGAACGAACTCACCTTGACGTTCGACGACAACACCGAGCGCGACACCTGCGAGCCGGAAATCACGCAGCCGCCGCATACGATCAGGTTGTTGCCGCTGCCCTGCAAACCCTTCAGATCGCGCACGAATTTGGCCGGCGGCAACTGTTCCTGGTATGTCCAGATCGGCCAGTTGCGGTCGTACAGGTCGAGCGTCGGAATCGTCGAGGCGAGGTCGAGATTGGCGGCCCAGTACGCATCGATGGTGCCGACGTCGCGCCAGTACGGCTCCACGTTCGGGTCCGACGACACGCACGACATGCTGAACGGATGGGCGATCGCGGTGCCCTGGGTGACCACGCGCGGCAGGATGTCCTTGCCGAAATCGTGATCGGTCTCGACGCTCGAGATGTTCTCCTCGAGCAGCGAATACAGGTAATCCGCGTTGAACACGTAGATGCCCATGCTCGCCAGCGCGGTATCCGGGCGGCCAGGAATCGCGGGCGGGTCGGCGGGTTTTTCGACGAAGCCGGTGACGCGGCGGTGTTCGTCGACGGCCATCACGCCGAAGGCCACCGCGTCCATGCGTGGCACCTCGATGCAGCCGACCGTGCAGTCCGCGCCGCTTTCCGCGTGGTCGGCGATCATGCGCGTGTAGTCCATCTTGTAGATGTGGTCGCCGGCCAGCACCACGACGTATTTCGGGCGGATCGAACGGATGATGTCGAGGTTCTGGAACACCGCGTCGGCGGTGCCGCGATACCAGTGCGCGCCTTCCACGCGCTGCTGCGCGGGCCACAGGTCGATGAATTCGCCGAATTCGCCGCGCAGGAAACTCCAGCCGCGTTGCATATGGCGCAGCAGCGAGTGCGCCTTGTATTGCGTGACCACCGCGATGCGGCGGATGCCGGAGTTCAGACAGTTGGACAGCGCGAAATCGATGATCCGGTATTTGCCGCCGAAGTGCACCGCGGGTTTGACGCGCTTGTTGGTGAGCGGCCCGAGCCG
The sequence above is a segment of the Paraburkholderia sp. D15 genome. Coding sequences within it:
- the pdxY gene encoding pyridoxal kinase PdxY, which gives rise to MTKNVLSIQSHVVFGHAGNSAAEFPIRRLGVNVWPLNTVQFSNHTQYGHWTGSAIDAAQMEDLVEGIGAIGMLPRCDAVLSGYLGTPEQAQSVLEIVKAVKAVNPRAWYFCDPVMGAASGCKVEPGIQEFLVRTMPEMADAMAPNHTELQRLVGREIDTLEEAVVACRELLARGPKLVLVKHLLDRNSPADRFNMLVVTEREAWMGQRPLYPFARQPVGVGDLTSAVFVARTLLGDSIRAAFEHTLAAVNAVVKTTWQAGRYELELVAAQNEIAQPREWFDAWVADSA
- the glgA gene encoding glycogen synthase GlgA, giving the protein MTIRALHVASELYPLLKTGGLADVAGALPPALIERGADVRVLLPGFPAVVAGLADLQPVAQLGRCFDAPNVTLERGTLPANGLVVYAIRAGTLYDRPGNPYLNDEHVPYGDNALRFALLGWVAAQLAQRLDPAWAPQIVHAHDWHAGLAPAYLKAAERQAGRPLARSVFTVHNLAYQGVFPAQQFGQLGLPDDFFTMHGIEFYGQLSFLKAGLFYTDRITTVSPTYAREIQTLAQGGGLDGLLRHRSHDLSGILNGVDYAVWNPAGDALLDSHYNATRLAGKLACKEALQKRFGLAQKSDALLFGVVSRLTEQKGLDLLLEAVPDIVKRGGQLVVFGTGDPALENGLRRAAQAHPEAVAVELGFDETLAHTIVAGSDVIAVPSRFEPCGLTQLYALAYGSLPLVHCVGGLADTVVDASLENLADDLATGFVFERFEPKGINAAIRRAFALYERRTEWKATQRRAMRQDFGWGASAERYLALYRELV
- the glgC gene encoding glucose-1-phosphate adenylyltransferase encodes the protein MDTPSRLNDLQRTTLAIVLAGGRGTRLGPLTNKRVKPAVHFGGKYRIIDFALSNCLNSGIRRIAVVTQYKAHSLLRHMQRGWSFLRGEFGEFIDLWPAQQRVEGAHWYRGTADAVFQNLDIIRSIRPKYVVVLAGDHIYKMDYTRMIADHAESGADCTVGCIEVPRMDAVAFGVMAVDEHRRVTGFVEKPADPPAIPGRPDTALASMGIYVFNADYLYSLLEENISSVETDHDFGKDILPRVVTQGTAIAHPFSMSCVSSDPNVEPYWRDVGTIDAYWAANLDLASTIPTLDLYDRNWPIWTYQEQLPPAKFVRDLKGLQGSGNNLIVCGGCVISGSQVSRSVLSSNVKVSSFCHISEAVLLPQVTVGTSCRLQKVVIDRGCVIPDGTVIGEDPVSDAERFYRTDDGVVLVTPDALRQKTT